Proteins encoded together in one Lathyrus oleraceus cultivar Zhongwan6 chromosome 5, CAAS_Psat_ZW6_1.0, whole genome shotgun sequence window:
- the LOC127086806 gene encoding zinc finger protein CONSTANS-LIKE 4 translates to MKKNCELCKLPARTFCESDQASLCWDCDSKIHSANFLVARHVRTLLCHRCQSPTPWKASGARLSNALSLCETCGRGGGGRKLEGEQEEESEGDNEEDDEVDTDFDEEEEEEEEVDGDEDGDNQVVPWSSTAEPPAASSSSGSEESVSKCNDNDEEVVSKLVTTNLVSLKRRREEDRDFQASDSKICVNQRRYGAERRRCDGEPPWKASIRQVSDGKAPENSQPHD, encoded by the exons atgaagaaaaacTGCGAACTCTGCAAACTTCCGGCTAGAACTTTCTGTGAGTCCGACCAGGCTAGCTTATGCTGGGACTGCGATTCTAAGATCCACAGTGCAAATTTCCTTGTTGCCAGACACGTGAGGACTCTCCTCTGTCACCGGTGCCAGTCTCCGACGCCGTGGAAAGCCTCCGGTGCTAGGCTTAGTAACGCGCTTTCTCTGTGCGAAACGTGCGGCCGCGGTGGTGGTGGAAGGAAATTGGAAGGTGAGCAGGAGGAAGAGAGTGAAGGTGACAATGAGGAGGACGATGAGGTTGATACTGATTTTGATGAggaagaggaagaggaagaggAGGTTGACGGTGATGAGGATGGTGATAATCAGGTGGTTCCTTGGTCTTCTACGGCGGAGCCGCCGGCGGCTTCGAGTTCTTCCGGTAGCGAAGAGTCGGTTAGTAAGTGCAACGATAACGATGAGGAGGTTGTTTCGAAGTTAGTTACAACAAACTTAGTTTCTCTGAAACGACGTCGTGAGGAGGATCGTGATTTTCAG GCTTCAGATTCGAAAATTTGTGTAAATCAACGTAGGTACGGTGCTGAGAGGAGGAGATGCGACGGAGAACCGCCGTGGAAGGCGTCGATCCGGCAAGTAAGTGACGGAAAAGCCCCGGAGAATTCTCAGCCGCACGATTGA